In Eubalaena glacialis isolate mEubGla1 chromosome 4, mEubGla1.1.hap2.+ XY, whole genome shotgun sequence, one DNA window encodes the following:
- the KLHL26 gene encoding kelch-like protein 26 yields MAASGGGGGAGGGGFGAGPGPERPNSMADKNGALKCTFSAPGHSTSLLQGLAALRAQGQLLDVVLTINRETFHAHKVVLAACSDYFRAMFTGGMRETSQDVIELKGVSARGLRHIIDFAYSAEVTLDLDCVQDVLGAAVFLQMLPVVELCEEFLKAAMSVETCLNIGHMATTFSLASLKESVDTFTFRHFLQIAEEEDFLHLPLERLVFFLKSNRLQSCAEIDLFRVAVRWLQHDPARRLRASHVLCHIRFPLMRSSDLVDSVQTLDIMVEDVLCRQYLLEAFNYQVLPFRQHEMQSPRTAVRSDVPSLVAFGGTPYTDSDRSVSSKVYQLPEPGARHFRELTEMEVGCSHTCVAVLDNFVYVAGGQHLQYRSGEGAVDSCYRYDPHLNRWLRLQAMQESRIQFQLNVLCGMVYATGGRNRAGSLASVERYCPRRNEWGYACSLKRRTWGHAGASSGGRLYISGGYGISVEDKKALHCYDPETDQWEFKAPMSEPRVLHAMVGAGGRIYALGGRMDHVDRCFDVLAVEYYVPETDQWTSVSPMRAGQSEAGCCLLDRKIYIVGGYNWRLNNVTGIVQVYNTETDEWERDLHFPESFAGIACAPVLLPRARTRR; encoded by the exons CATGGCCGACAAGAACGGGGCCCTCAAGTGTACCTTCTCGGCCCCGGGCCACAGCACCAGCCTCCTGCAGGGCCTCGCTGCCCTCCGCGCCCAGGGCCAACTCCTGGATGTCGTGCTCACCATCAACCGAGAGACCTTTCACGCGCACAAGGTGGTCCTGGCCGCCTGCAGCGACTACTTCAG GGCCATGTTCACGGGCGGCATGAGGGAGACGAGCCAGGACGTTATTGAGCTGAAGGGCGTGTCGGCCCGCGGCCTGCGGCACATCATCGACTTCGCCTACAGTGCTGAGGTGACACTGGACCTGGACTGTGTGCAGGACGTGCTGGGTGCAGCCGTGTTCCTGCAGATGCTGCCCGTGGTGGAGCTGTGTGAGGAGTTCCTCAAGGCCGCCATGAGCGTGGAGACCTGCCTCAACATCGGCCACATGGCCACCACCTTCAGCCTGGCCTCGCTCAAGGAATCGGTGGACACCTTCACCTTCCGGCACTTCCTGCAGATTGCCGAGGAGGAGGACTTCCTGCACCTGCCGCTGGAGCGCCTCGTCTTCTTCCTGAAGAGCAACCGGCTGCAGAGCTGCGCCGAGATTGACCTGTTCCGTGTGGCCGTCCGCTGGCTGCAGCACGACCCCGCCCGGCGGCTGCGCGCCAGTCACGTGCTCTGCCACATCCGCTTCCCGCTCATGCGGTCCTCAGACCTGGTGGACAGCGTGCAGACGCTGGACATCATGGTGGAGGACGTGCTGTGCCGCCAGTACCTGCTGGAGGCCTTCAACTACCAGGTGCTCCCCTTCCGGCAGCATGAGATGCAGTCGCCGCGCACAGCCGTGCGCTCGGACGTGCCCTCGCTGGTTGCCTTTGGCGGCACGCCCTACACCGACAGCGACCGCTCGGTCAGCAGCAAGGTGTACCAGCTGCCCGAGCCGGGGGCCCGCCACTTCCGTGAGCTGACGGAGATGGAGGTGGGCTGCAGCCACACGTGCGTGGCCGTGCTGGACAACTTCGTGTATGTGGCCGGGGGTCAGCACCTGCAGTACCGCAGTGGCGAGGGCGCTGTGGACTCCTGCTACCGCTACGACCCCCACCTGAACCGCTGGCTGCGCCTGCAGGCCATGCAGGAGAGCCGAATCCAGTTCCAGTTGAACGTGCTGTGCGGCATGGTATACGCCACGGGCGGCCGCAACCGGGCCGGCAGCCTGGCCTCAGTTGAGAGGTACTGCCCGCGGCGCAATGAGTGGGGCTACGCCTGCTCACTGAAGCGCCGCACATGGGGCCACGCGGGTGCCTCGTCTGGGGGCCGCCTCTACATCTCGGGCGGCTACGGCATTTCGGTGGAGGACAAGAAGGCCCTGCATTGCTACGACCCCGAGACCGACCAGTGGGAGTTCAAGGCTCCCATGAGCGAGCCCCGAGTGCTCCACGCCATGGTGGGCGCCGGCGGCCGCATCTACGCCCTCGGCGGCCGCATGGACCACGTTGACCGCTGCTTTGACGTGCTGGCCGTGGAGTACTACGTGCCCGAGACGGACCAGTGGACCAGTGTGAGCCCCATGCGGGCTGGACAGTCAGAGGCCGGCTGCTGCCTGCTGGACAGGAAGATCTACATCGTTGGAGGCTACAACTGGCGGCTCAACAATGTGACAGGCATCGTGCAGGTGTACAACACTGAGACGGACGAGTGGGAGCGCGACCTGCACTTCCCGGAGTCCTTTGCCGGCATCGCCTGTGCCCCTGTCCTGCTGCCCCGGGCCAGGACCAGGAGGTAG